GGCCGTCGTCCTGCACGCTACTTGGCTGGTTCAGGCTCTCGCCCATTGACCAATATTCCTCACTGCTGCCTCCCGTAGGAGTTTGGACCGTGTCTCAGTTCCAATGTGGGGGACCTTCCTCTCAGAACCCCTACTGATCGTCGCCTTGGTGGGCCGTTACCCCGCCAACAAGCTAATCAGACGCATCCCCATCCATCACCGATAAATCTTTAATCCCATTCGGATGTCTTCGTGGGATATCATTGGGTATTAGTCTTACTTTCGCAAGGTTATCCCCAAGTGGTGGGCAGGTTGGATACGCGTTACTCACCCGTGCGCCGGTCGACGCCCATCAAAAGCAAGCTTTCGATGTCGTTTCCCCTCGACTTGCATGTGTTAAGCCTGTAGCTAGCGTTCATCCTGAGCCAGGATCAAACTCTCCATTGTAAAATATCATTTTTACTCTGCCTGTTCCGAAAAACAGGCGAAGTGTTTGTTGTCTGTACTTAGGACGAATATCCTTTTTCGTTTATTGAAGCTTAGTAAACCTGACTTGTCAATTTCTTGACGGTTCGTTTCTTTTACCCAGTCAACTTACTTATTTCTAAGAAGTTAACCGCTTCTTGTACTACTTGTCTGTTTATGTAAAATCTTTCAAAGAACTCTTTCTTTATCGCCTTGAGGAATGCTTGATTTCTCAAAAGCGAGTGCAAAAGTACAAACAATTTTCTTACCCTCCAAATAATTCAAGAAAAAAGTTTGTATTTTAACACAAATTTAACATATATTCATTAAAAACGAATACAAATAGGCTATTTTCGACATCTTATTCAAAACTATTCAGAATTTTATCGTGTGGGCACACAAAAGACTACAAACATATGATTATATCTTATTATAGTCTATTTTTACGCTTTTATGTTTTTACCAATCTCCATAAAAACGCAATCCTAACAGTACCCATTCTCAAAGGAACACCCCACTTTTATTTTTCCCTGCCCACGGAAAAATTATTGTCTGGGCAGGGAAAAATAAAAGTATGGGCAGATATATTATAATATATAATAATGTAATACGACATACCATTGCAAGATATATACAAACTTTTTACCGCCTGCTACATACGCTTGTCGTTTATCACATTTAGTACACTTGTTAAACAAGGCACAAGATTGTTTTATATATCATTACAAAATCTGATGATACAATGCAAGAATATCCTCCTTAGTAACTTCACGAGGATTACCCGGAGTACAAACATCAGTGATTGCCTGTTCTGCCAATGCAGGAATATCCGCTTCGGTAATGCCTAAATCTGTAAGATGCTGAGGAATACCAACAAGTCTGGACAATTTTTCAATAGCATCACAAGCAGCCTCTGCAGCTTCCTGATCAGTCATACCATTTTTATATACACCCACAACCTTAGCTATATCTACATATTTGGAAATACTTACCTCCATATTATAGCGCATAACTGTTGGCAAAAGAATAGCACAAGCTACTCCGTGAGGAACATCATGAAGAGCACTCATCGGGTGAGCCATACCATGATCTACACCCAAACCCACATTGGAAAAAGCCATACCAGCAATATACTGGGCAACAGCCATACCATTTCTTCCTTCAGGATTCTCTGGATCATTCACAGCTATTGGCAGATACTTATAAATCATCTCAATGGCTTTCAACTCAAACATATCACTCATTTCCCAAGCAGCCTTGGTTATCAATCCTTCAATAGCATGTGTCATTGCATCCATACCCGTAGCAGCAGTCAACCCCTTTGGCAAAGAGTACATCAATTCTGCATCAACAATAGCAACTGCTGGAATATCATTAGGATCTACGCACACCATCTTCTGCTGGCGCTTCTCGTCTATAATCACATAATTGATAGTTGTCTCAGCAGCCGTACCTGCAGTAGTAGGAAGAGCCACTATTGGCAAGCACTTATTTTTAGTAGGAGCCACACCTTCCAAAGAAACGATATCAGCAAACTCCGGATTGTTAACGACGATTCCAATACCCTTGGCAGTATCCATCGAACTACCACCACCAATCGCAACAATAAAATCTGCTTCTGCCTTTTTGCAAGCCTCAACACCCATCGTTACATTTGTAACAGTTGGATTTGGCTTGACATCATCAAAAACCTCGTATGCGATATTTGCATCATCCAGCACATCCAGCACCATTTTCGCAACTCCGAATTTCATCAATCCCTTATCCGTAACAACCAAAGCTTTTTTCCATCCGCGATTTGCAACTACAGTTGGGAGTTCTTTACGGGCACCTGGGCCAAAATAAGACACTTCATTAAGAATAAATCTGTTCACCATAATGTCATTGTTTAGTTCGTTTTTAATTATTATCTGTTGCTTCATCAAATCGCCTTCTACATTTACCCGACTCATCAATTGTATTTTGATCATTCATTAATTGTATTTATCGAGTCAAACGAACGAAAACGATTTACCGAACGCAAAATTAGTCTTTTCCATGAAATACTAAATGAGAAAAATGAGAAAACAACTTAAGAATTTGCTATAATTTATTTTTTATTCTTGCAGATTCTGATTTTTTATATTAACTTTGCACCAAGGATAAGTAGAACAATTAACAGAAATACATTCATATGAAAATCATAGTATCACCCGAAATAGAATCAGTATGCCCTTCTTTTGTTGGAGCATGCATAGAAGCTTCCGTTATAAATACACAATACTGCCAAGAACTCTGGGATGAAATCGAAGAACTGGGCAGAAGATACAAACAGGAATTGACAACAGAATCGCTCAAAGACATGAGTGGCATAGCTGCTACCCGTAAGGTATATCGTTCCTGTGGCAAGGACCCATCCCGCTATCGCCCTGCCTCAGAAGCATTAATCCGCCGCTTATTACAGGACAAGGAACTTTACCAAAGAGATACCCTTGTGGATCTCGTAAACTTAGCCAGCATAGCCTACGGTTACAGCATCGGCGGTTTTGACGCTGATAAATTTCAAGGAGATACCCTTACCTTAGGTGTGGGAAAAGCCGGCGAGCCTTATGAAGGTATAGGCAGAGGAACTATTAATATAGAGGGATTACCTGTATATAGAGACCAAATAGGAGGAGTTGGCACACCAACAAGCGATAATGAACGAACGAAGATGGAAATGAATACGACCCATCTTGTCGTGCTTATCAACGGATATGATGGAAACGAAGCTAATGTTCGCGCAAATGCCGAATACATCCAAACTTTACTCAAGAAATACTGCATGAGCGACGGAGGAACTTATTTCATCTACAAATAGGCAATCTCAGACAAATAGATAATCTCTGATTTCCAGACTATTCCAAAGA
This is a stretch of genomic DNA from Segatella hominis. It encodes these proteins:
- the fucO gene encoding lactaldehyde reductase, translated to MVNRFILNEVSYFGPGARKELPTVVANRGWKKALVVTDKGLMKFGVAKMVLDVLDDANIAYEVFDDVKPNPTVTNVTMGVEACKKAEADFIVAIGGGSSMDTAKGIGIVVNNPEFADIVSLEGVAPTKNKCLPIVALPTTAGTAAETTINYVIIDEKRQQKMVCVDPNDIPAVAIVDAELMYSLPKGLTAATGMDAMTHAIEGLITKAAWEMSDMFELKAIEMIYKYLPIAVNDPENPEGRNGMAVAQYIAGMAFSNVGLGVDHGMAHPMSALHDVPHGVACAILLPTVMRYNMEVSISKYVDIAKVVGVYKNGMTDQEAAEAACDAIEKLSRLVGIPQHLTDLGITEADIPALAEQAITDVCTPGNPREVTKEDILALYHQIL
- a CDS encoding B3/4 domain-containing protein, with amino-acid sequence MKIIVSPEIESVCPSFVGACIEASVINTQYCQELWDEIEELGRRYKQELTTESLKDMSGIAATRKVYRSCGKDPSRYRPASEALIRRLLQDKELYQRDTLVDLVNLASIAYGYSIGGFDADKFQGDTLTLGVGKAGEPYEGIGRGTINIEGLPVYRDQIGGVGTPTSDNERTKMEMNTTHLVVLINGYDGNEANVRANAEYIQTLLKKYCMSDGGTYFIYK